AGCTTGTATCACTTTCTGATGGCCAAGATGCATCCCATCAAAATTGCCTATCGTTAAAATCACAGGCTGGGGCGTTCTTAGAAACTCCTGTAAGCGGTGAATGACTTTCATATGAGCAGGGGTTGAATATGCCGTTTAAGTTCTTCAAAAGTATAAGTAGAGGCTTTTAAGGGGACCCCATCTAAGCAATCTTTTAAATGAAAACGCCCACTTCGCACCCTTCTAAGTTGGGTAAGATGCGCCCCTATTCCTAATAACATCCCTAGATCATGGGCTAAGCTTCGAATGTAAGTCCCCTTACTGCAGGAAACAGACAAAGATAAATAAGGATAGGCATAATTTAACAAGCTTATTTGAACAGAAACTTTAACGGGCGGCCTTTCAATCGTTTTTCCTTGCCTTGCCAATTCGTAAAGTTTTTTTCCGTTTTGCTTTTTGGCTGAAAACATGGGAGGGATTTGCAGGATTTCTCCTTGAAAAGAAGCTAAAGCGGTCTGGATTTCTGCAAGTGACGGAATTCTTTCACTCTGCGATAAAATTTGCCCCTCGCAATCATAGGTATCTGTAGAAACGCCCAGGTACACCTCGGCTTCATATTCTTTATCTTGGCTTAAAAATTGATCGGATAGGCGGGTAAAATTTCTCCCTATCAACATGACCATCACCCCTGTTGCAAAAGGATCGAGGGTTCCCGCATGCCCAATTTTCTTTACTCCCAGCACTTTGCGAAGCCTAGCAACTAAATTAAAGGCTGTACATCCTCTTGGTTTATCAAGGAGAAGGATCCCTTCAACTTCTGGCTTATTTTGAGGAAGATTCATGATCATCGGGCTCTTCGGGTCTTGAGCTTTTTTCAATTTCGATTTCGCGAAGAAGAGTTTCGATGCGCATTTGACGGTCGACACTGTCATCCAAAACAAACGTTAGCTCAGGAAAGAAACGCATGACAACTTTTTGCGAGGCGTTTACAGCGATAAAGCCTGCTGCAGATCGCAAAGCTTGAAGGGTATCTTCTTTTTCTGTTCCAGTGCCCATTATACTCACATAGACTTTTGCATGGCGTAAATCTTTTGTGATATCCACGCGAGTGACGGTGGTCATTTCACTCACATAGGGATTGCGCACGTCTTTTTTGATTACCTCTGTAACCACTTCGCGCAATAAAGAGTTTAAGCGGTCAGTTCTCTGCTTTGACATAGAATTAAAGCTCTTGTGAAATATAAGTGACTTCAAAAGCTTCCAGCGTATCTCCAGCCTGAACGTCATTAAAATGATTTAAGAGAATTCCACATTCAAGTCCCTTTGCAACTTCGCGGACATCTTCTTTTACACGTTTTAAAGAAGCAATAGGCCCTTGCCATATCTTCTGCCCCTTTCGTTTAACGCGAATGCTATCATTTCGGCGGATAATGCCTTCAGTAACGTAACAGCCCGCAACAACCCCAACCTGTGAGGATTTAAAGATTGCTCTAACTTCCGCTTGGCCTTTATCTGTCTCCACTGGAATTTTATCCAATAAGGATGCCATTTGCTCTTTAATATCATCAATCGCGTGATAAATAATATCGTGTAAGCGTACTTGTACACCTAATTGTTTAACCAAAATGTCAGCGTGGCTTTCAATTTTTGTGTGGAAACCGAGAATTACAGCTTTAGAAGCCGCGGCTAATTGCACATCAGATTCAGCGATTTCTCCCACTCCCGATGAAATAATCACCAGCTCGGCTTTCGTCGATTTGATTTTCTCCAAGGCCACTTTCAAGGCTTCCAGAGATCCTTGTACGTCTGCCCTTAAAACAACGTGCAAGATTTTCTTCGCTGTTTCGGTGGCTTGTTGGAAAACGTTTTCTAAAGAAGCTTTTTTTGCCTTTTGTAGATTGACTTGACGAATTCCAAGCATGCGAGCTTCGGCAATGCTTCTAGCTTCTTTCTCATTGCTCACCACGATAAATTCTTGGCCTGCTTCTGGTAGGCCTGAAAGTCCTGTAATTTCTGCAGGGGTTGAGGGAGGCACTTCTGTCATCTCACAGCCAAATTCATCGTGAATGGTTTTAATTCTTCCCCACAATTGCTCAAAAACAAGAGCGTCCCCTTTACGCAGCGTTCCATTTTGCACTAAGATTGTCGCTTTAGAACCCATCCCTTTATGAAGCTCAGATTCTAACACAGTGCCTCTGGCTCTTGCTGAGGGATTGGCTTTTAATTCGAGAACTTCGGTTTGTAAGGCTAGCATCTCAAGAAGCGTTTTAATGCCTTCCCCTGTAGCTGCTGAGCAATTCACTGTGATGGTTTGACCACCCCAGGCTTCTGGTAAAAGTTCATGTTCAGCCAATTGTCGATAAACGTTTTCAGCATTAAAATTTGGCTTATCACATTTATTTAACGCCACAATGATTGTAACGTTTGCTTCTTTTGCATGTTGAATCGCTTCGACTGTTTGTTGACGAATGCCTTCATCTCCTGCTACTACTAAAACCACAATATCTGTTACGTCTGCACCCCGAGCTCGCATAGAAGAAAAAGCTTCGTGCCCTGGGGTGTCCAACACTGTTAAATCACCCACATCTGTGTGACAACGGAAGGCCCCAATATGCTGAGTAATGGCACCAGCTTCTCCAGCTGCGCGATTACTTTTACGGATGGCATCGATTAGGCTTGTTTTT
This window of the Parachlamydia sp. AcF125 genome carries:
- the truB gene encoding tRNA pseudouridine(55) synthase TruB gives rise to the protein MNLPQNKPEVEGILLLDKPRGCTAFNLVARLRKVLGVKKIGHAGTLDPFATGVMVMLIGRNFTRLSDQFLSQDKEYEAEVYLGVSTDTYDCEGQILSQSERIPSLAEIQTALASFQGEILQIPPMFSAKKQNGKKLYELARQGKTIERPPVKVSVQISLLNYAYPYLSLSVSCSKGTYIRSLAHDLGMLLGIGAHLTQLRRVRSGRFHLKDCLDGVPLKASTYTFEELKRHIQPLLI
- the rbfA gene encoding 30S ribosome-binding factor RbfA, translating into MSKQRTDRLNSLLREVVTEVIKKDVRNPYVSEMTTVTRVDITKDLRHAKVYVSIMGTGTEKEDTLQALRSAAGFIAVNASQKVVMRFFPELTFVLDDSVDRQMRIETLLREIEIEKSSRPEEPDDHESSSK
- the infB gene encoding translation initiation factor IF-2, whose translation is MAKNLKLTIKNTQIAKAVNLEAVKSKLASKKSASESQEQLEAKSVSKLSKKTLPEGEAKSPKEETPRIRARSKSVFAEPSEGKGTTDLVSSIESVEVQSFEQAEGEVNRDNFQEKIAKPSVIDEPVASIIQTESVKESSKEEKVVGLDPSKKPKEAEPTKSAVFVKQETTKEVSQPTREPGKAASVEVSPPPRPAPVREKLGPTGRHIKDLLPPPKPAIAKPKKIEPSTSLPQEAEKEDTLSQEGKHKPKVKRPLEAAPLEKVEEVIQEEKKGAKFKDFRDVKPVKRHPAQMRSFDSRDRQGLRETDEDQSWRRKRGKSVRQQEEAPVTRPTSLSVRLPISLKDLASEMKLKASQLIAKIFLQGIVVTINDILEDETLVQLLGNEFGCEITIDTSEEERIRVTDKSIKQEIEGSAPSLLKTRPPVVAFMGHVDHGKTSLIDAIRKSNRAAGEAGAITQHIGAFRCHTDVGDLTVLDTPGHEAFSSMRARGADVTDIVVLVVAGDEGIRQQTVEAIQHAKEANVTIIVALNKCDKPNFNAENVYRQLAEHELLPEAWGGQTITVNCSAATGEGIKTLLEMLALQTEVLELKANPSARARGTVLESELHKGMGSKATILVQNGTLRKGDALVFEQLWGRIKTIHDEFGCEMTEVPPSTPAEITGLSGLPEAGQEFIVVSNEKEARSIAEARMLGIRQVNLQKAKKASLENVFQQATETAKKILHVVLRADVQGSLEALKVALEKIKSTKAELVIISSGVGEIAESDVQLAAASKAVILGFHTKIESHADILVKQLGVQVRLHDIIYHAIDDIKEQMASLLDKIPVETDKGQAEVRAIFKSSQVGVVAGCYVTEGIIRRNDSIRVKRKGQKIWQGPIASLKRVKEDVREVAKGLECGILLNHFNDVQAGDTLEAFEVTYISQEL